In Stomoxys calcitrans chromosome 2, idStoCalc2.1, whole genome shotgun sequence, the following proteins share a genomic window:
- the LOC106087615 gene encoding E3 SUMO-protein ligase RanBP2 isoform X1: MYKTKKEIDAQVRQTFAKLKSDYERNLRGYTFAKFYFKIKEFSTAEQYLCSYLSVKEDNDQAHKLLAQCYQGLKKSEKALQSFQRSLQLNPKQPDVLIEVCQLLLEDKNLNCNKAKYWCELAESEKVQHDAVFSLRLKLMNRDNMETNQVEALIQKEILSKPHDVQLRVRLVRNYVEQNQILDAFKYVHQLEMCQKDEFVNSSEWYNVVWLVLNKYEQMPNTKKDWDFWLILAMCLERQVQISFSLTSNTTLIGGGVTETANLLFQFDQYLYKISQVADKLCAQKEMVELFLAHYRGQLLLHASALIFKRELLQNKNKWKEAVRAALPLLLLAYQVDVPGKKEPWMKHCDEEGKLLISIWQREGSFRCAQAGRTLLSCIQDESMTGDKENAHNVSNLLRGQSSGLWNSSDDLLAQVRQICGDRQWRRNVFAILFCNSDQKVKEQSSLLAKCPKLSEPLYELPTYADIETYEDGAQYQRPQSLQHMVYLCLGNDNLAYVRAKYFSGLNFSTQNLLFCGAESLNQLDVESFLYAAAIQAKRALEVDREAFDNYQTGNSYAAGRPKILPFVNLQQLLCTEEQSQWWNSAYLVYKNLSSGHNLAELRATLQYGIEAVRGINGPKLDMAIVFKLGQIFVARAQDIVKPVEKAFLEARAESIYKYGLNMMKMHNKGVLEPFRKYFKYAKANSSVAEREVFSMAEDAVSYLASRYFKKSEYEDLIDELSGIQLPFATYLQAEAYRKLDEASKTPRKTKRIYLDRANECLNQTLVLLRSSAHADPNHPLNSVIHNEIRRLQQSTARYLNESSSNNFSPIAGLNNSSTYEDAEADFNAESSLLPTPSLMSQNRSRRETMANNALLVQQNHELEALVKQMASTLTLLKEEIIETLKPELHEVTKEITVIKDKISNLEDAMKKVRISSNPPSRDDASNVLDDLYIIEESLQQQMYQQQQQQQHTPNQFGPNSMPGGAAANMMTNSPFMAQQQRLQAAAAYNSPMFPPTPNYPMNFYGHSQPYMMTPQSGPPGINQRNPGLPTMPYLDPTVPPGAMNFSMPPQSNPLLPPPTQPPNMASDPSRPSSLYNLLQQPPVPITPSTVPPSTMPPFSTPLTHSLAVPPPIAAATSVAPSILPPTTTITFNKLLNNQPVEKGPPANVVITSSDPLPNPHSISLQSQQTPLSVTIPSHHIKPSLVSQQSDPFVGQSVATTVQKPAASTVATTSSTLFGSSITSSTFSFKPHIAAAAAQSSANLSSEGNTYNKTSDSIGSDFNKSGGDDVEYDPRPDFKPIIALPDEVEVRTGEEDEEVMFCHRAKLFRFVDKDWKERGIGDIKILKNKEGSSRILMRRDQTHKICANHKIIPEITMTVPKSDTSKCFIWAAHDFADEEVRLEKFLVRFKLPETAKQFQETFKKAQEEAESLTKKDEEKSNRPVVNVATAKPPAPFSLAKSTATNFATSTPSQKGDIAESQPKPVFGKPLAGSVAASNAPTATAASKSLFSGLNLSTKTPSSDVAKATSTSTVSPFATFSFGTSSISATSSTTTTTSSSTTASPFASIFSNLNKSTTSTFGPTAAISSSPSVTSNDTSVVVNKSNVSDAEDDYVPTAQFNPVIALPELVEVTTGEENETVLFEHRAKLLRFDKEAGEWKERGLGNIKLLQDKTDANKVRLVMRREQVHKLCCNQRIYKDTHFKYIKNSQTAVSWAGQDYSENELVTEMLTVRFKLPETCKQFLDAIENVQAKMSGNGTSASEDKQAQKKSEESKATTKGFGDAFKPKAGSWSCKDCYTSNTAETLYCVACDCPKDDTVPKKEVKSNILAPSGKTTFSFGFAPAAQTASTASSAATNATSKPPITFGMPPISSTNGTSAASSTLMSTKTDATKPTVPKEPNAGFGDAFKPKAGSWTCEGCYLSNAGDAIYCKACDAPKDSTVPKKETNTSSVLALSNPAQKFSFGFNAAATATSSESATKPQGGFSFGSTPVSAAGDSSASFSFAPPTATSTGLGSVPATTTQPGSVPLGKSTFSFSLSSTALESPAMPSSASATTTQAPPNAFSLDKKEFSFTLKPKSPGKSGKSPLKLGGGDADADDDGDGEYHEEEENNTYFTPVIALPDKIEVKTGEEDEDLLYIHRAKLYRFTEGEWKERGLGNVKILRHKLNKKLRVVMRREQVLKICLNHVLNDDVDYKRKDEKSWLFVVNDFSEGAVELEQFSLRFKTKEIAEAFMDIVKKALDGTAEAIETPANTSITTPTNTAAPSSVLNISDEDKRTADKLKLPYEFFTAKPTCAGCRGCDPDQFVFASDNKGENFVHQDDIKNPLEPMEFPALNLLNKSANRTILKQSTLSPLSAKTEKESTKINESIFSGFGGANSTTFGEKPANATFSFVAALNSTSKPAEEAQKTTAGSGGFLFGSGSTLGNNSAATGASIFSGAAPENKSAFGIKTNLFGNVSSTTNDSAADAHNPEKTATKSIFGGTATGTSSGSIFGGKAVFGSQSPAFGTPSLNDTTKSIFGSSNNTTQSIGSGNSIFGSSMTSNATNSFGGLASNTNQGSIFGSNTAPFGTASKDLKTGSATPFVDLSKTSTAAIDFASIAAKADSESVLGKSTSKPGPGGFIGLTNQDAFSSFSKPLKESDTSAKNTSTSKANESQKSVDGGEGGEENDENYDPHYDPIIELPNEIVVSTGEEEETKLFGERAKLYRFDATNKEWKERGVGELKLLAHPAKKTYRLVMRREKIHKLVLNHAITGDFHFSNMNNSPQSFVWATMNYAESGEGELEKLAVRFSKVELAECFSSKLKECIEKCKQNEG, encoded by the exons CGTAACTTGCGAGGTTATACattcgcaaaattttattttaagatcAAAGAATTCTCAACGGCTGAACAGTACCTTTGTTCGTATCTATCGGTCAAAGAGGACAATGATCAGGCTCATAAACTACTGGCTCAATGCTATCAAGGACTGAAGAAATCTGAAAAGGCTTTGCAATCCTTTCAACGTTCGTTGCAGTTAAATCCCAAACAACCTGATGTTCTGATCGAAGTTTGTCAGCTGCTGCTGGaagataaaaatttgaattgcaACAAGGCCAAGTATTGGTGTGAATTGGCCGAAtcggaaaaagtgcaacatgatGCTGTCTTCTCACTACGTCTAAAACTTATGAATAGAGACAACATGGAAACTAATCAGGTGGAGGCATTGATACAGAAGGAGATTTTGAGTAAACCTCATGATGTGCAACTTAGAGTGCGTTTAGTGCGCAATTATGTGGAGCAAAACCAAATTCTCGATGCCTTCAAATATGTGCACCAATTGGAGATGTGTCAAAAGGACGAATTTGTGAACAGCAGCGAGTGGTATAATGTGGTGTGGTTAGTTCTCAATAAGTATGAGCAAAtgccaaatacaaaaaaagactGGGATTTCTGGCTAATCTTGGCCATGTGCTTGGAGCGTCAAGTTCAGATTTCATTTTCCTTGACATCCAACACAACATTAATTGGTGGAGGTGTCACTGAAACAGCCAACCTTTTGTTCCAATTCGATCAGTACCTCTATAAAATATCTCAAGTGGCTGATAAACTATGtgcccaaaaagaaatggtGGAGCTATTCCTAGCCCATTATCGTGGCCAGCTGCTTTTGCATGCATCTGCTTTGATTTTCAAACGCGAGCTTCTACagaataaaaacaaatggaAGGAAGCAGTTCGAGCAGCCCTACCACTACTTCTCTTAGCCTACCAAGTGGATGTGCCTGGCAAGAAGGAGCCCTGGATGAAACATTGTGATGAAGAGGGAAAATTACTGATTAGTATTTGGCAACGTGAGGGATCATTCCGCTGCGCACAG GCTGGAAGAACTCTACTATCATGCATTCAGGATGAGTCCATGACGGGCGATAAGGAGAATGCCCATAATGTCAGCAATTTACTACGTGGCCAGTCCTCAGGTCTATGGAACAGCAGTGATGACCTGTTGGCTCAAGTTCGGCAAATTTGTGGCGATCGCCAGTGGAGGCGCAATGTATTTGCCATACTTTTTTGCAACAGTGATCAAAAAGTCAAGGAACAATCCTCGCTTCTTGCCAAATGCCCAAAATTAAGCGAACCCTTATATGAGTTGCCCACCTACGCTGACATTGAGACCTATGAGGACGGCGCACAATACCAAAGGCCACAATCACTACAGCATATGGTCTACTTATGTCTGGGCAACGACAATTTGGCCTATGTACGAGCAAAGTATTTCAGCGGCTTGAATTTCTCTACACAAAACCTATTGTTCTGCGGCGCCGAATCGCTCAATCAGTTGGACGTGGAGAGCTTCCTTTATGCAGCCGCTATACAGGCGAAGCGAGCATTAGAAGTTGATCGTGAGGCTTTTGACAATTATCAAACCGGAAACAGTTATGCCGCAGGTAGGCCTAAAATTTTACCCTTTGTCAATTTGCAACAACTTTTGTGCACTGAGGAGCAAAGTCAATGGTGGAACAGTGCATACTTGGTGTATAAGAATCTTAGCAGTGGCCACAACCTGGCCGAACTACGTGCAACTCTGCAGTACGGCATTGAAGCTGTTCGTGGTATTAATGGTCCAAAACTAGACATGGCCATAGTGTTTAAGCTTGGTCAAATATTTGTGGCACGAGCCCAGGATATTGTCAAACCGGTGGAAAAGGCATTCTTGGAAGCCAGAGCAGAGTCCATCTACAAGTACGGCCTCAATATGATGAAAATGCACAATAAGGGAGTACTCGAGCCTTTCCGCAAATACTTCAAATATGCCAAAGCCAATTCATCTGTGGCCGAAAGAGAAGTATTTTCCATGGCTGAGGATGCTGTTTCCTATCTGGCATCGCGTTATTTTAAGAAATCCGAATACGAAGATCTAATTGATGAACTATCTGGGATTCAACTGCCCTTCGCCACATATCTGCAGGCGGAAGCGTATCGCAAATTGGACGAGGCCAGCAAAACGCCCAGAAAGACTAAGCGCATATATTTGGATCGTGCCAACGAGTGTCTCAATCAAACATTGGTATTGTTGAGGAGTAGCGCCCATGCCGACCCGAATCATCCATTGAATTCTGTTATTCACAATGAGATAAGAAGGCTTCAACAATCGACCGCACGTTATTTgaacgaatcgtcttcgaataaTTTTAGTCCCATTGCGGGTCTTAATAATTCCAGTACTTACGAGGATGCTGAGGCAGATTTCAATGCTGAGAGCTCACTTTTGCCAACGCCCAGCCTAATGAGCCAAAACCGTTCCAGGCGCGAAACTATGGCCAACAATGCTCTACTAGTCCAACAAAACCATGAACTGGAAGCCTTAGTTAAACAGATGGCTTCGACGCTAACTCTATTAAAAGAGGAAATTATAGAAACTCTCAAGCCCGAACTCCATGAGGTAACCAAGGAAATAACAGTTataaaagacaaaatatcaaatTTGGAAGATGCCATGAAAAAGGTTCGAATTTCGTCCAATCCACCTTCAAGGGACGACGCATCCAATGTTTTGGACGACTTATACATCATTGAAGAGTCTCTGCAACAACAGATgtatcagcagcagcaacaacaacagcatacgCCAAACCAGTTTGGTCCAAACTCAATGCCTGGTGGAGCTGCGGCCAACATGATGACGAATTCACCATTCATGGCACAGCAGCAACGCTTGCAAGCCGCTGCCGCCTACAATAGTCCCATGTTTCCGCCTACACCGAATTACCCAATGAATTTCTATGGCCATAGTCAACCATACATGATGACACCACAAAGTGGTCCTCCCGGGATAAATCAAAGAAATCCCGGACTACCCACAATGCCATATTTAGATCCCACGGTCCCACCGGGAGCTATGAATTTCAGTATGCCTCCACAATCAAATCCCCTATTGCCACCACCAACCCAGCCGCCCAACATGGCATCAGATCCATCGAGACCAAGCAGCCTATACAATCTGCTTCAACAACCACCCGTTCCGATAACACCAAGCACCGTTCCGCCTTCCACAATGCCGCCATTCTCCACACCGCTGACGCATTCATTGGCTGTGCCGCCACCAATTGCAGCCGCCACGAGCGTTGCTCCCTCCATTCTGCCACCCACTACAACCATTACATTCAACAAGCTATTGAATAATCAGCCAGTTGAGAAGGGTCCCCCGGCCAATGTTGTTATAACCAGTTCAGATCCACTACCCAATCCGCATAGCATTTCGCTACAATCACAACAGACACCGTTGAGTGTTACCATACCATCCCATCATATCAAACCTAGCTTGGTCAGCCAACAATCGGATCCCTTCGTAGGGCAGTCTGTGGCCACGACAGTGCAAAAACCAGCCGCCTCAACTGTAGCCACAACATCATCAACTCTCTTTGGATCGTCCATTACCTCGTCAACGTTCagttttaaaccccatattgctgcTGCAGCAGCTCAATCCAGTGCAAATTTGTCCAGCGAAGGCAATACCTATAACAAGACCTCCGACAGCATTGGCAGCGACTTCAACAAGTCCGGTGGAGATGACGTTGAATATGATCCTCGACCAGACTTTAAACCCATCATTGCCCTACCTGATGAAGTGGAAGTACGCACTGGAGAAGAGGATGAGGAGGTTATGTTCTGTCATAGGGCCAAATTATTCCGCTTCGTTGATAAGGATTGGAAGGAACGTGGCATCGGAGACATCAAGATTCTCAAAAACAAAGAAGGCTCCTCACGCATACTCATGCGCCGTGACCAAACCCATAAAATATGTGCCAACCACAAGATAATTCCCGAGATAACGATGACAGTGCCCAAGAGTGATACCAGCAAATGCTTTATATGGGCAGCACACGATTTCGCCGATGAGGAGGTGCGTCTGGAAAAGTTTTTAGTGCGTTTCAAGCTACCCGAAACCGCCAAACAGTTCCAAGAGACTTTTAAGAAGGCCCAAGAGGAAGCAGAATCCCTAACGAAGAAAGATGAAGAGAAATCAAATCGCCCTGTGGTGAACGTTGCAACTGCAAAACCCCCAGCACCATTCTCACTAGCAAAATCGACGGCCACTAATTTTGCCACCAGTACACCATCCCAAAAAGGTGATATAGCTGAGTCTCAGCCCAAACCCGTTTTCGGGAAGCCGCTTGCAGGGTCCGTTGCAGCATCCAACGCCCCAACGGCAACTGCAGCTTCCAAGTCGTTATTCAGTGGCTTGAACTTATCTACAAAAACGCCCAGTAGTGATGTTGCCAAAGCGACGAGCACGTCAACAGTCTCCCCATTTGCTACATTCTCATTTGGCACTTCATCCATATCGGCCACTTCCTCAACAACCACAACTACCAGTTCTTCGACCACGGCATCACCTTTCGCTAGTATTTTTTCAAACCTCAACAAGTCGACCACGTCGACATTCGGTCCAACAGCCGCAATCTCCTCTTCTCCCAGTGTGACCTCTAACGATACGAGTGTCGTTGTGAATAAATCCAATGTGTCCGATGCCGAAGATGATTATGTGCCCACAGCGCAGTTCAATCCTGTCATTGCATTGCCCGAATTGGTGGAAGTGACCACGGGCGAAGAAAACGAAACCGTGCTCTTCGAGCATAGGGCGAAGCTGTTGCGCTTCGACAAGGAGGCTGGCGAGTGGAAGGAAAGGGGGTTGGGCAACATTAAACTCTTGCAAGACAAAACAGACGCCAATAAAGTGCGTTTGGTTATGCGTCGTGAACAGGTCCACAAGCTGTGTTGTAACCAGCGCATTTACAAGGATACGCATTTCAAGTACATCAAAAACTCCCAGACTGCCGTTTCGTGGGCGGGTCAAGATTATTCTGAAAACGAATTGGTAACAGAGATGTTGACGGTGCGCTTTAAGCTCCCCGAAACATGTAAACAATTTTTGGATGCCATTGAAAATGTACAAGCGAAAATGAGCGGCAACGGAACGTCCGCCTCGGAGGATAAACAAGCTCAAAAGAAATCGGAGGAAAGCAAGGCCACAACCAAGGGCTTTGGTGATGCATTCAAGCCCAAAGCCGGTTCTTGGTCTTGCAAAGATTGCTATACCTCGAATACTGCAGAAACTTTGTATTGTGTTGCTTGTGACTGTCCAAAGGATGATACGGTGCCTAAGaaagaagtcaagtcaaatATACTTGCCCCCAGTGGCAAAACTACATTCAGTTTTGGCTTTGCCCCAGCTGCGCAAACAGCCAGCACAGCATCGAGTGCTGCCACAAACGCTACATCCAAACCCCCCATCACTTTTGGTATGCCACCAATTAGCTCCACAAATGGAACTTctgcggctagctctactttgATGTCTACAAAAACGGATGCCACAAAACCAACGGTTCCCAAGGAGCCTAATGCCGGATTTGGGGACGCATTCAAGCCAAAAGCTGGCTCTTGGACATGCGAAGGGTGCTATTTGTCAAACGCGGGAGATGCCATCTATTGTAAGGCTTGTGATGCCCCTAAGGATAGCACCGTTCCCAAAAAGGAAACAAACACTAGCAGTGTGCTGGCACTTTCAAATCCAGCACAAAAGTTCAGTTTTGGATTTAATGCCGCTGCTACAGCTACTTCCTCGGAGAGTGCAACAAAACCGCAGGGCGGTTTCAGTTTCGGCTCTACTCCCGTGAGTGCTGCCGGAGATAGCTCGGCATCGTTTTCTTTTGCTCCGCCCACAGCAACATCTACAGGATTGGGAAGTGTTCCAGCTACGACAACGCAACCCGGCAGTGTGCCTCTGGGCAAGAGTACCTTTAGTTTCAGTTTGTCATCCACGGCGCTGGAATCACCGGCAATGCCATCCAGTGCAAGTGCCACAACCACACAAGCGCCACCAAATGCATTCTccttggacaaaaaagaattcaGCTTTACACTCAAACCCAAAAGCCCCGGCAAATCTGGTAAAAGCCCTTTGAAGTTAGGTGGTGGTGATGCCGATGCcgatgatgatggcgatggcGAGTATCACGAGGAAGAGGAAAATAATACCTATTTCACACCGGTGATTGCATTGCCTGATAAG ATTGAAGTGAAGACGGGCGAAGAAGATGAGGATCTCTTGTACATACACCGAGCCAAGTTATACCGCTTCACAGAGGGCGAATGGAAGGAGAGAGGCTTGGGCaatgttaaaattttgcgtcacaagttaaataaaaaactcCGTGTAGTGATGAGACGCGAACAGGTGCTCAAAATATGTCTCAACCATGTTCTCAATGATGATGTGGACTACAAACGTAAGGATGAAAAGTCGTGGCTGTTCGTTGTTAACGATTTCAGCGAAGGCGCTGTAGAATTGGAGCAATTTTCATTGCGTTTTAAGACCAAAGAAATTGCCGAAGcatttatggatattgtgaaaAAGGCATTGGATGGCACTGCCGAAGCGATTGAGACACCTGCAAATACCTCTATAACAACACCAACCAATACGGCAGCTCCATCAAGTGTACTCAACATTTCCGACGAAGACAAGAGGACAGCAGACAAACTCAAGTTACCCTACGAATTCTTTACAGCTAAGCCCACTTGTGCGGGTTGCCGAGGTTGTGACCCGGATCAATTTGTTTTCGCTTCCGACAATAAAGGCGAGAACTTTGTTCATCAAGACGACATCAAGAACCCATTGGAACCCATGGAATTTCCCGCACTGAATCTTCTCAACAAGTCGGCAAATAGAACAATTCTAAAACAAAGCACATTGTCGCCTTTGTCGGCCAAAACAGAGAAGGAGTCTACGAAAATAAATGAAAGCATTTTTAGTGGCTTTGGAGGGGCAAATTCGACAACATTTGGAGAAAAGCCTGCCAATGCAACGTTTTCGTTTGTAGCTGCTCTGAACAGCACCAGTAAACCCGCAGAAGAAGCACAAAAAACGACTGCAGGCTCAGGCGGTTTCCTATTTGGCAGTGGCTCCACTCTGGGAAATAACTCAGCAGCAACTGGTGCCTCGATTTTCAGTGGTGCCGCCCCAGAAAACAAATCGGCTTTTGGCATTAAGACAAACCTGTTCGGCAACGTCAGCTCCACAACTAACGATTCAGCAGCTGATGCTCACAACCCTGAAAAGACTGCAACAAAATCCATATTTGGTGGCACCGCCACAGGCACATCTTCTGGATCAATATTTGGTGGCAAAGCAGTGTTTGGCTCTCAATCCCCTGCATTCGGCACACCCTCCTTGAACGATACGACCAAATCAATCTTCGGCAGCTCCAATAATACCACCCAAAGTATTGGAAGTGGCAATTCTATTTTTGGTTCATCGATGACAAGCAATGCGACCAACAGCTTTGGAGGTTTAGCATCTAATACCAATCAAGGCTCAATATTCGGATCTAATACAGCGCCATTCGGCACTGCCTCTAAGGATCTTAAGACAGGCTCGGCTACCCCATTCGTTGACCTATCAAAAACTTCTACAGCAGCAATAGACTTTGCAAGTATTGCTGCCAAGGCTGACAGCGAATCCGTTTTGGGAAAATCAACCAGCAAACCTGGCCCTGGAGGCTTCATTGGTTTGACAAATCAGGATGCTTTCTCAAGCTTCAGCAAACCCCTTAAAGAATCGGACACATCCGCCAAAAATACCTCCACCTCGAAAGCCAATGAATCGCAGAAAAGCGTTGATGGAGGAGAAGGGGGCGAAGAGAATGATGAAAATTATGATCCCCATTATGATCCCATTATAGAATTGCCAAATGAAATTGTTGTGAGCACTGGCGAGGAGGAAGAGACCAAATTGTTTGGGGAAAGAGCTAAACTCTACAGATTCGATGCCACAAACAAAGAGTGGAAGGAGAGAG GTGTGGGCGAATTGAAGCTATTGGCACATCCCGCCAAGAAAACATATCGACTGGTCATGCGTCGCGAAAAAATCCACAAATTAGTGCTAAACCATGCTATCACTGGCGATTTCCATTTTTCAAACATGAACAACAGTCCGCAGAGTTTTGTCTGGGCCACCATGAATTACGCCGAGTCGGGCGAGGGAGAGTTGGAGAAGTTGGCCGTACGCTTTAGTAAGGTTGAACTTGCTGAATGTTTTAGCTCGAAACTGAAGGAATGCATTGAGAAGTGTAAACAGAACGAAGGCTAG